The Mycolicibacterium neoaurum DNA segment TGCACAGGCACGGGATGAGCCGGCTGCGCTTCTCGATATCTTCCAAGGTGTAATCCAGTTCGGCCTCGCGGGCGGCGGCCAGCAGGTGCAGCACGGTGTTGGTGGATCCGCCCATCGCGATATCGAGTGCCATCGCGTTATCGAATGCGTCGCGGGTGGCGACGTTGCGGGGCAGGACCGAGGCGTCATCGTCGTCGTAGTAGGCCCGCACGATGTCCATCACCGTGCTACCGGCCTTTTCGTAGAGCGCGCGGCGCGCGGTGTGGGTGGCCAGCACCGAACCGTTGCCGGGCAGGGCCAGCCCGAGCGCCTCGGTGAGGCAGTTCATCGAATTGGCGGTGAACATCCCCGAGCACGAGCCACAGGTCGGGCAGGCAGCCTCCTCGATGCGCGAGATGTCCGCGTCGGAGACATCGGTGTTCACCGCATCGGCGATGGCCGACACCAGGTTCAATCGGGTCTTGACCGTGCCGTCGACCAGGACGGCGGTGCCACCCTCCATCGGGCCGCCGGAGACGAAGACGGTCGGGATGTTCAGGCGCAGCGCGGCCATCAGCATGCCGGGAGTGATCTTGTCGCAGTTGGAGATACACACCAGCGCGTCCGCGCAGTGCGCGTTGACCATGTACTCCACCGAGTCGGCGATGAGCTCACGGGACGGCAGCGAATACAGCATTCCGCCATGACCCATCGCGATACCGTCGTCGACGGCGACGGTGTTGAACTCGCGCGGAACCCCACCGGCCGCCGAGATGGCCTCGGAAACGATGCGGCCGACGGGCTGCAGGTGGGTGTGCCCCGGCACGAACTCGGTGAAGCTGTTGGCCACCGCCACGATGGGCTTGCCGATATCGGACCCGGCGACGCCGGCGGCCCGCAACAGCGAACGCGCGCCGGCCATATTGCGACCGTGGGTGACCGTGCGAGATCTCAGTTCTGCCATAACACACAGCGTGGCATCAAGGGCCTCTACGTGGGAAGACGGTGCTGATACTAGAACTGGCACTACCATCGGAGGATGAATACACGCAGCAGGCAGCGCCGCGCGCTGGGAGAGTTCCTGCGGGCCCGCCGGGAGGCCGCCGCACGTGAGGACCTCGGATATGACCCCATGCCGCGGATGCGCACCAGCGGCCTGCGGCGTGAGGAGGTCGCACTGGCGGCCGGGGTGAGCGTCACCTGGTACACGTGGCTGGAGCAGGGCCGCGAGATCAACCCCTCGCGTCAGGTTCTCGATGCGGTCAGTACGGCCCTGCGGCTGACGCCTGCCGAACGTGACTACGTGCGCAGCCTCGGCGGTCATGCCCCGGACCCGGTTCCTTCGGACGTGCCGACGCCCGCGCACGTGCAACGCTTCCTGGACGCGCTGGCCGGCTACCCGGCGTTCGCGATCGGACCGTTCTGGGAGATCACCGCGTGGAACGGTGCCTACGCCGCGCTGTACCCGAACATCGCGGTGACCGCCGAGACCGACCGCAACCTGCTCTGGCTGATGTTCATGGACCCCGCGATCCGGGAGTTGTTGCCGGACTGGGAGAACGACAGCAGCCGCTTCCTTGCCGAGTTCCGCGCAGAGGCGGGATCGCGAGCGGGGGAGCCGGCCTACTCGACACTGGTCGACAGGCTCCGCGCGGCCAGCGAGCATTTCGAGTCGCAGTGGCGCCGCCGCAGTGTGCAACGGTTCACCTCGCGGGAGCGTCGCTTCTTCCGTGCCGGGATCGGGGAGATGCGCCTGGAACACCATCAGTTGGCGCCGGTGGATGTGCCGAACATCCAGATCGTGGCCTACCTGCCGGTGCCCGACAGCGGAGCGGCCGAACGGTTGGCCGCGCTGGTGGCCGGCGCCCGATAAATCGATACGGCCCCGGTTGAGCAACCGGGGCCGTACCGAGAAATTGTGTCCGAGGGGGGACTTGAACCCCCACGCCCGTTAATAGGGCACTAGCACCTCAAGCTAGCGCGTCTGCCATTCCGCCACTCGGACATTCTCCGCGCCGTCGGCGAGGAGCGACTAAGGCTAACGGATAGGGGCGGTCGGACCCAAACCAGCCCGTCGGCGCCGGTGCGCCACCCTGTCCGGGCAGACACCGGCGATGGTACGAATGGGGTTGTGACCGTCCAGCCCAGCGCCGCCGACGAGGTGGTCGACCTCGTCAGCACCCTCATCCGTTTCGACACCTCCAACACCGGAGATCCGGCGACCACGCGGGGCGAGGCGGACTGCGCGCAGTGGGTGGGCGACCGACTGCGCGAGGTCGGCTACACCACCGAGTACGTCGAGGCCGCCCCCGGTCGCGGCAATCTGTTCGCCCGGTTGCCGGGTGCGGATCGCTCGCGCGGCGCTCTGCTGATCCACGGACATCTGGACGTCGTGCCCGCCGAGCCTGCCGACTGGAGCGTGCACCCGTTCTCGGGTGCGGTGAAGGACGGCTATGTCTGGGGCCGCGGCGCGGTCGACATGAAGGACATGGTGGGCATGATGATCGCCGTCGCCCGCCACTTCAAACGTGCGGGCATCGTCCCCCCGCGCGATCTGGTCTTCGCGTTCGTCTCCGACGAGGAGCACGGAGGCACCTACGGTGCACAGTGGCTCGTCGACAATCGGCCTGATCTCTTCGACGGCGTCACCGAGGCGATCGGCGAGGTGGGTGGTTTCTCGCTGACCGTGCCGTCGCGGCACGGCGGCGAGCGCAGGCTGTATCTGGTGGAGACCGCCGAGAAGGGCATCGCCTGGATGCGGCTGTCGGCGCGGGGCCGCGCCGGGCACGGCTCGATGGTGCACCAGGACAACGCGGTCACCGCGGTCGCCGAAGCCGTCGCAAAGCTGGGCAGACATCAGTTCCCGCTGGTACTCACCGAACCGGTGGCGCAGTTCCTGGCGGCGGTCGCCGAGGAGACCGGCTACGAATTCGACATCGACTCACCCGATCTCGACGGCACCATCGCCAAACTCGGTGATATCGCCCGCATCGTCGGGGCCACGCTGCGCGATACCGCCAACCCGACGATGCTCAAGGCCGGCTACAAGGCCAACGTGATCCCGGCAACGGCCGAGGCCGTCATCGACTGCCGGGTGCTGCCCGGACGTCGCGAGGCCTTCGAACGCGAAGTCGACGAGCTCATCGGGCCCGACGTGGTGCGCACCTGGGAAAGAGATCTGCCGTCTGTCGAGACCACCTTCGACGGTGATCTGGTCGATGCGATGAACGCCGCGCTGCTGGCCGTCGATCCCGAGGCGCGGATCGTGCCGTACATGCTCTCCGGTGGCACCGATGCAAAAGCATTCTCACGCTTGGGGATTCGCTGCTTCGGCTTTGCCCCGCTGCGGTTGCCGCCGGATCTGGACTTCGCCGCGTTGTTCCATGGCGTCGACGAACGGGTACCCGTTGACGCACTACAGTTCGGCACCGAGGTGCTCGAGCATTTCCTCACCAACTGCTGACCAGAAGAGGGGCGATATGACCGCAACACCCGCAGATCCCTACGCCAACCTGCCGAAGCTGCCGACCTTCGAGCTGACCTCGGAGACCTTCGCCGACGGCCAGCCCGTAGGCAACGACCAGGTCAGCGGCATCATGGGTGCGGGCGGCAAGGATGTCTCACCCCAGCTGAGCTGGTCGGGCTTTCCCGAGGAGACGCGTAGCTTCGCGGTCACCGTGTACGACCCGGACGCTCCGACGCTGTCGGGGTTCTGGCACTGGGCCGTCGCCGACCTGCCCGCCACGGTCACCTCGTTGCCCGCCGACGCCGGTAACGGCGATCCGCTGCCCGGCAACGCGGTGACGCTGACCAACGATGCGGGACTCAAGCGTTTCCTCGGTGCCGCGCCCCCGGCCGGACACGGCCCGCACCGCTACTACGTGGCCGTGCATGCACTGCCGGTGGAGTCACTCGAGCTGCCCGACGGCGCCACCCCGGCCTTCCTCGGGTTCAACCTCTTCGGTAAGGCCATCGCTCGCGCCGTGCTGCATTTCACCTACGAACAGAACTAGAAGCGGGTCTCCGCGCCGACTGCCTCCGACAGCGAGGCGAACCCGCCCTCGCGCAGTCGGCGCGCCAGGCCGTCGTGGATCTGCTTGGCGTACAGCCCACCGCCGTAGACGAACCCGGTATAGCCCTGCAACAGCGACGCGCCGGCCAGGATGCGTTCCCAGGCGTCCTCGGCGGTCTCGATGCCGCCGACGCTGATCAGCACCAGTTGGTCACCGACGCGGGCGTAGAGCCGACGCAACACCTCAAGGGCTCGCCGGGCGACCGGTGGACCGGACACCCCGCCGGCGCCGAGCTCGTCCACACCAGGGGTCTGCAAGCCGGCCCGAGAGATGGTGGTGTTGGTGGCGACGATGCCGGCCAGGCCCAATTCGACGGCCAGATCGGCGATATCGTCGATATCGGAGTCGGACAGATCGGGAGCGATCTTCACCAGCACCGGCACAGTGACGACCGCACGAACCGCGGCGAGGATGGGTCGTAGCGACTCCACCGCCTGCAGATCGCGCAGCCCCGGGGTGTTCGGTGAGCTGACGTTGACCACCAGATAGGACGCCAGCGGACCGACCAACCGCGCGCTGGTGACGTAATCGTCGACCGCCTGCTCGGCGGGGGTGGTCTTGGTCTTGCCGATGTTCACCCCGATCGGTACATCGGGGCGGTGGGATCGCAGTTGCCGGGCCAGGGCCGCGGCACCGTGATTGTTGAAGCCCATCCGGTTCAGCAGACCGCGGTCGGCGGGCAGCCGGAACATCCGCGGTGCCGGATTCCCCGGTTGGCCCTCGGCCGTGACCGTGCCGATCTCGGCATACCCGAAGCCCAGTGGGCCCCAGGTCTGCAGACCGTGGCCGTCCTTGTCGAAACCCGCGGCCAGCCCGAGCGGCGCCGGAAAGCGCACACCGGCGACCGTGCTGGCCAGGATCGGGTCCACCGCGCCCAACCTGGCCGACAGGACGCGGCGGCTCCACCCGGTCGATGTGGCCAGCCGCAGTATCGCGAACACGACGGCATGAATACGTTCGGGCGCGACGAGGAAGAACGCGCGCCGCATCAAGCGGTAGATCACAGGGCAGGCTGCTCTCCGAGTACGGTCTTCTTGCGCCGCAACAACACGCGCCTGCTCCCATCGGTATAGAGCCGCACCTTGGTCAGCTCCCAGCCGCGATACTGCGCCTCGATGGACAAGCGCACCGACGCCGACAAACGCGTGACGTCGGGGGGTAAGCGCAGCGGCACCCATTCGTAGTCCTCGGAAAGGTCACCGGCCCAGCCCGCGGGCATCCGGCTTCGTGCCACCGTCGTCATGACCTACTCGCCCCCTTGATCACCTGCACCCCGGCACCAACACCGGAGACCACATAGAGGGTGTCGCCGGCATCGTCGAAGGCCAAGGTATTGGGTTGCTGCACAGTCCTATAACGCACCTTTTCAACGGGTATTCCGGTAGCCAGATCGTAGCCAATGACGGTGTTGGTCGCCGTCTGTGACACCCAGGTCATCTTCGCCGACCCGGTCACGCCGTAGGGTGCCTCGCCCACCGGATAGCGCTGTCGAAGGATCAGCGGGTCGGTGCCGAAGACCAGCAGGGCGCCGCCTCGGGTATCGGTGACGAGCACCCGTCCCGCCGGGTCGACGGTCATCGAGGTGGCACCCTCGCCGGCGCGCAACGCCTGCTCCGGCTTGGTGCCGCCCTCGTCGATCTCGGTGACCGAGGTCTGGCCGCGGTCCAAGACGACGACCGAATCATCTTGAGTGACAAGGGCATCGACACGTGCGAAGTTCTTCAGACTCGCGCCGACCTCGGTATCGGAGCGCAGCGTGAACACCGTGCCGTCGGCGCTGCCGAGAACCAGCGTCCCGTCGGTGTTGCGGCCGATCGCGGTGAAATCGGTGTCGGCGTGGTCCTTGATCTCCACCGGGGTGGCGGCGCCGGCGGCGACGTTCGCTCGCACATATCCGCCACGGATGGACAACCAGACCTCCCCGGAACCGTCGCCGGTGATCGCGGTGGCCGCCGCGGGCAGCTCGATGGTGCGCGTCCGCCCGTCGGCGGGCACCACGGTCAGGCGATCGGGAGGGCCCAACACGACCGCCGAGGAGGTGCGGATATCGAAGACGGCGGCCATTCCCGGCGCGGCCAACGGCGTCACGACACCGTCGACGGCGCCACTGACCTGTGGCGACACGGCCGGTGTTGCGACGGGGATGGTCGGTGGTGGCGAATCGGCAGGCGTCGACGAGCACGCCGACGCGACGCCGACAACCAGTGTCAATGCCGAGAGTGAGCGCACCCGGAATACGGGTTTCGTGGTCATGGGCCTTCAAAACTCCTGATTCCGCATTCCGCCTGCGTTCGCGTTCGCGCTTTGCGCAAAGTTTGCCAATGGGGACCTAACCGTCAATTTGTGGGTATGGTGCGAGCTATGGCACTGGCTCCGGAGACCGAACTGTCGGCAGGCGAGTTCGCCATCGAGCACGTCTCGACGGGCGTGCACGCCAGCGGGTTCGGAACCCTCGGTGATGGCCGCAGCTTCTCCTTTCACGTCGAGGACCGGCAGAACCTGGTTGTCGAGGTGTACCGGCCCCGGCTGAGCGGGCCCGTCCCGCAGCGCGAGGACGTCATCGCCCGCACGTCCCGCAGTCTGAAAGATATCGATCTTGCCGATGAGCGCAGCGTAGCGGCCACCGTGCGTGATGCCGTCGCCGGAGCGGAGCCGGTGCGCGCGACGCGGTGACCAGGCCCCCACGGTACGGTCGTCCGCGTGATGAGAGATGTCCATGCCTGAGATGTCCTGGTTGCAGGTCGTCGTGCTTGCGGTCGTCCAGGGACTGACCGAGTTTCTGCCGGTGTCCTCGTCCGGTCACCTCGCGATCGTGTCCGAGGCGTTCTTCGGCGCCGACGCCGGCGCGTCGTTCACCGCCGTGGTGCAGATCGGTACCGAGGTGGCCGTCCTGCTGTATTTTGCCCGCGATATCGGGCGGATTGTGACGGCCTGGTTCGGCGGATTGCGTGCCCCCGACCGGCGCACCCCGGACTACTGGCTGGGCTGGTGGGTGATCATCGGCACCATCCCCATCGGCATCTTCGGTTTCACGCTGCAACATTTCATCCGCGATGACGTCCGCAATCTGTGGGTCATCGCCACCGCGCTGATCGTGTTCTCCTTTGTCATCGCCGCCGCGGAGTATTTCGGAAAGCAAACCCGTCCCATCGAGCAGTTCACGCTGCGCGACAGTCTGCTCATCGGTTCGGCCCAGGCGCTCGCGTTGATCCCGGGTGTCTCACGTTCCGGTGTGACGATCAGCACGGGGCTCTTCCTGGGACAGAAGCGCGAGGCCGCGGCCCGCTTCGGTTTCCTGCTGGCCATCCCGGCGGTGTTGGGTTCCGGGCTCTACGAACTGAGCCACGTGTTCGAGCCGGGCGACACCGGTATGAGCGCCAGCGTCGCGCAGATCGTGCTGGGCACAGTCATCGCCTTCGTCGTCGGGTATGCCGCCGTCGCGTGGTTCCTGAAGTTCCTGGTCAACCACAGCATGTACTGGTTCGTCGGATATCGGATCACCCTCGGCGTCGTCGTGATGATCCTGCTGGGCGCCGGGGTCCTCGCCGCGAAATGACCCCGCCGACCCGAAGGGCCCGTCCGTGACCGTCATCCTGCTGCGGCACGGCCGCTCCACCTCAAATACCGCGCACACCCTGGCGGGCCGTTCGGCGGGCGTCGACCTCGACGACACCGGGCGCGAACAGGCCGAGGCGCTGGTCGCCCGGATCGGATCACTACCGGTCAAGGCGATCGTGCGCTCGCCGCTGCTGCGGTGCGCGAACACCGTGGCCCCGCTGGCCGCCGCTCTCGGTATCGAGCCGGCCGTCGAGGAGCGGATCACCGAGGTGGATTACGGCGCATGGACCGGGCGCAAGATCGCCGAACTGTTCAAAGAGCCGCTGTGGAAGGTGGTGCAGGCGCAACCGAGCGCGGCCGTCTTTCCCGACGGTGAAGGCCTGGCGCAGGTGCAGGCCCGCGCCGTCGCGGCGATCCGCGAACACGACCGGCGGCTGTCGGAAACGCATGGCGGCGACGTGTTGTGGATCGCCTGCACCCATGGCGATGTCATCAAATCGGTGCTCGCCGATGCGCTCGGTACGCACTTGGACAGCTTCCAGCGCATCACGGCCGACCCCGCATCCATGAGCGTCATCCGCTACACCGAGATGCGGCCTTTCGTGCTGCATGTCAACCACACCGGCGACGGGTTGACTGCCGCGCTGAGCACCAAACCGGCCGCCACCCCTGCCGGTGACGCGGTCGTCGGCGGCTCCACCGATTGAGTCCGGCCGCTACCGGCTATTTTGAAAGGTGCCATGGCCCGCGCAATTCACGTCTTCCGCTCACCCGACCGTTTCGTGGCCGGGACCGTCGGGCAGCCCGGGAACCGCACGTTCTACCTGCAAGCCGTCCACGACAAACGGATCGTGTCGGTGATGCTGGAGAAACAGCAGGTGGCCGTGCTCGCCGAGCGCATCACCGCGCTGTTGGTGGAGATCAATCGCCGGTTCGGCACGCCGATCCCGCCCGATACCGGCGAGATCGACGACCTGCAACCCCTCGAGATGCCCGTGGACGCGGAGTTCCGGGTCGGCACGATGGGGCTGGGTTGGGATGCCGAGGCGCAGACAGTGGTAGTCGAGCTGCTCGCGGTCTCCGACACCGAGTTCGACGCCTCGGTGGTGCTCGACGATGCCGAGGAGGGACCCGATGCGGTCCGGGTCTTTTTGAGCCCGGAATCGGCACGGGAGTTCGCGACCCGGTCCAACCGGGTCATCTCGGCCGGACGGCCGCCGTGCCCGCTGTGTGACGAACCGCTCGATCCCGAAGGCCACATCTGCGTGCGCACCAACGGATATCGGCGCGGTGCCTTCGGCGGGACAGATGATGAACCGCCCTTCTGATGCCGATCTCGCGGAACTGCTGAGCACCGGCGAGCTGAACGTTCTCGGGCGCATCCGCTCGGCGAGCAACGCGACGTTCCTGTGCGAGTCCACCCTCGGGGAGCAGACCGTGCACTGTGTGTACAAGCCGGTCGCCGGGGAGGCGCCGCTGTGGGACTTCCCGGACGGCACGCTGGCGGGCCGCGAGCGGGCGGCCTATCAGATCTCGGCGGCACTCG contains these protein-coding regions:
- a CDS encoding DUF5703 family protein, whose protein sequence is MTTVARSRMPAGWAGDLSEDYEWVPLRLPPDVTRLSASVRLSIEAQYRGWELTKVRLYTDGSRRVLLRRKKTVLGEQPAL
- a CDS encoding M20/M25/M40 family metallo-hydrolase, giving the protein MTVQPSAADEVVDLVSTLIRFDTSNTGDPATTRGEADCAQWVGDRLREVGYTTEYVEAAPGRGNLFARLPGADRSRGALLIHGHLDVVPAEPADWSVHPFSGAVKDGYVWGRGAVDMKDMVGMMIAVARHFKRAGIVPPRDLVFAFVSDEEHGGTYGAQWLVDNRPDLFDGVTEAIGEVGGFSLTVPSRHGGERRLYLVETAEKGIAWMRLSARGRAGHGSMVHQDNAVTAVAEAVAKLGRHQFPLVLTEPVAQFLAAVAEETGYEFDIDSPDLDGTIAKLGDIARIVGATLRDTANPTMLKAGYKANVIPATAEAVIDCRVLPGRREAFEREVDELIGPDVVRTWERDLPSVETTFDGDLVDAMNAALLAVDPEARIVPYMLSGGTDAKAFSRLGIRCFGFAPLRLPPDLDFAALFHGVDERVPVDALQFGTEVLEHFLTNC
- a CDS encoding undecaprenyl-diphosphate phosphatase gives rise to the protein MSWLQVVVLAVVQGLTEFLPVSSSGHLAIVSEAFFGADAGASFTAVVQIGTEVAVLLYFARDIGRIVTAWFGGLRAPDRRTPDYWLGWWVIIGTIPIGIFGFTLQHFIRDDVRNLWVIATALIVFSFVIAAAEYFGKQTRPIEQFTLRDSLLIGSAQALALIPGVSRSGVTISTGLFLGQKREAAARFGFLLAIPAVLGSGLYELSHVFEPGDTGMSASVAQIVLGTVIAFVVGYAAVAWFLKFLVNHSMYWFVGYRITLGVVVMILLGAGVLAAK
- a CDS encoding helix-turn-helix transcriptional regulator, giving the protein MNTRSRQRRALGEFLRARREAAAREDLGYDPMPRMRTSGLRREEVALAAGVSVTWYTWLEQGREINPSRQVLDAVSTALRLTPAERDYVRSLGGHAPDPVPSDVPTPAHVQRFLDALAGYPAFAIGPFWEITAWNGAYAALYPNIAVTAETDRNLLWLMFMDPAIRELLPDWENDSSRFLAEFRAEAGSRAGEPAYSTLVDRLRAASEHFESQWRRRSVQRFTSRERRFFRAGIGEMRLEHHQLAPVDVPNIQIVAYLPVPDSGAAERLAALVAGAR
- a CDS encoding quinone-dependent dihydroorotate dehydrogenase; this encodes MRRAFFLVAPERIHAVVFAILRLATSTGWSRRVLSARLGAVDPILASTVAGVRFPAPLGLAAGFDKDGHGLQTWGPLGFGYAEIGTVTAEGQPGNPAPRMFRLPADRGLLNRMGFNNHGAAALARQLRSHRPDVPIGVNIGKTKTTPAEQAVDDYVTSARLVGPLASYLVVNVSSPNTPGLRDLQAVESLRPILAAVRAVVTVPVLVKIAPDLSDSDIDDIADLAVELGLAGIVATNTTISRAGLQTPGVDELGAGGVSGPPVARRALEVLRRLYARVGDQLVLISVGGIETAEDAWERILAGASLLQGYTGFVYGGGLYAKQIHDGLARRLREGGFASLSEAVGAETRF
- the ilvD gene encoding dihydroxy-acid dehydratase, producing the protein MAELRSRTVTHGRNMAGARSLLRAAGVAGSDIGKPIVAVANSFTEFVPGHTHLQPVGRIVSEAISAAGGVPREFNTVAVDDGIAMGHGGMLYSLPSRELIADSVEYMVNAHCADALVCISNCDKITPGMLMAALRLNIPTVFVSGGPMEGGTAVLVDGTVKTRLNLVSAIADAVNTDVSDADISRIEEAACPTCGSCSGMFTANSMNCLTEALGLALPGNGSVLATHTARRALYEKAGSTVMDIVRAYYDDDDASVLPRNVATRDAFDNAMALDIAMGGSTNTVLHLLAAAREAELDYTLEDIEKRSRLIPCLCKVAPNGHYLMEDVHRAGGIPAILGELWRGGHLHETVHTVHSGSLAEWLRAWDIRGGSPSAEAVELFHAAPGCVRSASAFSQSERWDSLDTDAESGCIRDVAHAYSADGGLAVLRGNLSVDGCIVKTAGVDESIWTFSGPAVVLESQEDAVDAILSGRVQPGDVVVIRYEGPKGGPGMQEMLYPTAYLKGRGLGTQCALITDGRFSGGTSGLSIGHVSPEAAAGGTIALVADGDLITIDIPRRSIEVDVPHAELERRRVALEAAGGYRPKDRPRTVSAALRAYAALALSADKGAARDIDAV
- a CDS encoding DUF3090 domain-containing protein; this translates as MARAIHVFRSPDRFVAGTVGQPGNRTFYLQAVHDKRIVSVMLEKQQVAVLAERITALLVEINRRFGTPIPPDTGEIDDLQPLEMPVDAEFRVGTMGLGWDAEAQTVVVELLAVSDTEFDASVVLDDAEEGPDAVRVFLSPESAREFATRSNRVISAGRPPCPLCDEPLDPEGHICVRTNGYRRGAFGGTDDEPPF
- a CDS encoding YbhB/YbcL family Raf kinase inhibitor-like protein, whose amino-acid sequence is MTATPADPYANLPKLPTFELTSETFADGQPVGNDQVSGIMGAGGKDVSPQLSWSGFPEETRSFAVTVYDPDAPTLSGFWHWAVADLPATVTSLPADAGNGDPLPGNAVTLTNDAGLKRFLGAAPPAGHGPHRYYVAVHALPVESLELPDGATPAFLGFNLFGKAIARAVLHFTYEQN
- a CDS encoding histidine phosphatase family protein; translated protein: MTVILLRHGRSTSNTAHTLAGRSAGVDLDDTGREQAEALVARIGSLPVKAIVRSPLLRCANTVAPLAAALGIEPAVEERITEVDYGAWTGRKIAELFKEPLWKVVQAQPSAAVFPDGEGLAQVQARAVAAIREHDRRLSETHGGDVLWIACTHGDVIKSVLADALGTHLDSFQRITADPASMSVIRYTEMRPFVLHVNHTGDGLTAALSTKPAATPAGDAVVGGSTD